One window of the Phycodurus eques isolate BA_2022a chromosome 7, UOR_Pequ_1.1, whole genome shotgun sequence genome contains the following:
- the zgc:174895 gene encoding uncharacterized protein zgc:174895 — translation MNRPIRHLRLLIGYEFRRRCGQPTSESFQRHGRVGASQKPGTSLSWPPDAKGAAFARLDPSRLLLQLAGSVTARRRANDTGTRRLSVCDPSQALADCVEDMLGPFRHDAIDLVAGIDAMGIHSRCTDLTLK, via the exons ATGAATCGTCCCATCCGTCACCTGCGCCTTTTGATCGGCTACGAATTCAGACGG CGTTGCGGGCAGCCCACCTCCGAATCCTTTCAGCGCCATGGACGTGTTGGAGCGTCCCAAAAGCCTGGTACCTCGCTCTCATGGCCCCCCGACGCCAAAGGAGCGGCGTTCGCCCGGCTGGACCCGTCCAGACTGCTACTGCAACTCGCAGGTAGTGTCACCGCTCGGCGGCGCGCAAACGACACGGGAACGCGCCGACTGAGCGTCTGTGACCCGTCCCAGGCCCTGGCAGACTGCGTGGAAGACATGCTGGGCCCCTTCCGCCACGACGCCATCGACCTGGTGGCCGGCATAGACGCCATGGGGATTCATTCTAGGTGTACCGACttgactttaaaataa
- the rab34a gene encoding ras-related protein Rab-34a has protein sequence MSTRGPTMSVFPPVRKDRVIPQLPHCFCEDAALHVERDFDPKVKAACQERRTGTVGFKISKVIVVGDLAVGKTCLINRFCKDAFDKNYKATIGVDFEMERFEVLGVPFSLQLWDTAGQERFKCIASTYYRGAQVVIIVFDVTDVKSLEHSRQWLEDALRENDPTAVQLFLVGTKKDMSSPAQYSLIEQDALQVAQEMRAEYWTLSSLTGENVKEFFFRVASLAFEINVLAELEKSGTRQIGNIIKIQSNSSNLYAKSKKKQQPACCQ, from the exons ATGTCGACACGAGGTCCAACCATGAGCGTGTTCCCGCCCGTTCGCAAGGACCGCGTCATCCCGCAGCTGCCTCAC TGCTTCTGCGAGGACGCCGCGCTCCACGTCGAGCGCGACTTCGACCCCAAAGTGAAGGCGGCGTGCCAGGAGCGGCGCACCGGCACGGTCGG GTTTAAAATCTCCAAGGTGATCGTGGTGGGCGACTTGGCCGTGGGCAAAACCTGTCTGATTAACAG GTTTTGCAAGGACGCGTTTGACAAGAACTACAAGGCCACCATCGGCGTGGACTTTGAGATGGAGCGCTTCGAGGTGCTCGGTGTTCCTTTCAGCCTGCAGCT GTGGGATACGGCGGGTCAGGAGAGGTTCAAGTGTATCGCGTCCACGTACTACAGAGGAGCTCAGG TCGTGATTATCGTGTTCGACGTTACCGACGTGAAGTCTTTGGAACACAGCAG GCAATGGCTCGAAGACGCCCTGCGAGAGAACGACCCCACGGCGGTCCAGCTGTTCCTGGTCGGCACCAAGAAAGACATGAGC TCTCCTGCCCAGTACTCTCTGATTGAACAGGACGCCCTCCAGGTGGCGCAGGAGATGCGGGCAGAGTATTGGACGCTGTCGTCGCTCACAG GGGAGAACGTGAAGGAGTTCTTCTTCCGGGTGGCGTCGCTGGCATTCGAAATCAACGTTCTCGCCGAGCTGGAGAAGAGCGGAACGAGGCAAATAGGCAACATAATCA AAATCCAGAGCAACAGCAGCAACCTGTACGCCAAGTccaagaagaagcagcagccgGCCTGCTGTCAGTGA